In one Oryza glaberrima chromosome 2, OglaRS2, whole genome shotgun sequence genomic region, the following are encoded:
- the LOC127763032 gene encoding probable protein phosphatase 2C 16, whose protein sequence is MGNSLPVESKVTVEEENDRIKYVASSMQGLGDKMEDAHAAILSLDDTTSTSFFGVYDGHGGAEVASYCAKQFHIELCNHEDYHNDLTNALNNVFFSMDENLQQSDAWRELVIPRDNGWMYFLKAGICANFWPFVQAAYTGPAYEGSTACVVVIRGDQMIVGHAGDSRCVLSRQGGLAIDLSSDHKPRTSESERERVQNAGGISLGIGCEKVMGNYVIKEQWALGDFGGSVTISRSIGDFAFKKNKDLDREEQMLICDPDILTDYLTDDMEFLVIASQGLWSCMESADVVAYIHDRLSQEGAELRVICEEVVQFGLPSGENTTVILVQFKPGAFQYQLVDPAAVSNIASTSAAPAGASDTSDEGVMADSSATADTSGSARAESGELVPTPSANNTLTDEVDPTGTVAADDKVDPNSSANADADDSAPKPSLGAVIESDEVALDATATGHQVAVRQQEEFDPRKCWICGKGYQKILLEPSSARARNPLLAHAKTCESEDKKAKKKITKYMMKANVTNQYH, encoded by the exons ATGGGTAACAGCCTTCCTGTAGAATCGAAGGTCACTGTTGAAGAAGAGAATGATAGAATTAAGTATGTCGCGTCATCTATGCAGGGATTGGGTGATAAAATGGAAGATGCT CATGCAGCTATTCTAAGTCTTGATGATACCACGTCCACGTCATTCTTTGGTGTTTATGATGGCCATGGAG GAGCTGAAGTAGCATCGTACTGCGCAAAACAATTTCACATTGAGCTTTGCAATCATGAAGACTATCACAATGATCTCACTAACGCACTGAACAATGTGTTTTTTAG CATGGATGAGAACCTGCAACAGTCCGATGCTTGGAGAGAGTTAGTTATTCCTCGTGATAATGGATGGATGTATTTTCTCAAGGCTGGTATCTGTGCTAACTTTTGGCCTTTCGTGCAG GCGGCATATACTGGGCCAGCATATGAAGGGAGCACAGCATGTGTGGTTGTCATCAGAGGTGACCAAATGATTGTTGGACATGCTGGTGATTCTCGTTGCGTACTCTCAAGACAGGGTGGTCTG GCTATTGATTTATCCTCCGATCACAAACCAAGAACAAGCGAGTCTGAAAGAGAGAGAGTTCAAAATGCAGGAGGAATATCTCTTGGAATTGGTTGTGAAAAAGTGATGGGGAATTATGTAATCAAGGAACAGTGGGCACTCGGTGATTTTGGGGGAAGTGTAACAATCTCAAGATCAATTG GTGACTTTGCTTTCAAGAAGAACAAAGATTTAGATCGTGAAGAACAAATGCTGATATGCGATCCGGACATTCTCACT GATTACCTAACTGATGACATGGAGTTTCTTGTTATTGCAAGTCAAGGTCTCTG GTCTTGCATGGAAAGTGCGGACGTGGTTGCTTACATACATGACCGTTTATC GCAGGAGGGTGCAGAGCTGCGTGTCATCTGTGAGGAGGTTGTTCAGTTCGGCTTGCCATCGGGCGAGAACACGACCGTCATCCTGGTTCAGTTCAAGCCCGGGGCCTTCCAGTACCAGTTGGTCGATCCCGCTGCCGTCTCTAACATTGCCAGCACCAGTGCTGCGCCGGCTGGTGCCAGCGACACAAGCGACGAGGGCGTCATGGCCGACTCCAGCGCCACGGCTGACACCAGCGGCAGTGCCAGGGCTGAGAGCGGCGAGCTCGTCCCCACTCCCAGCGCCAACAACACCCTCACGGATGAGGTCGATCCTACTGGCACTGTCGCAGCCGACGACAAGGTCGATCCCAACTCCAGCGCCAATGCCGACGCTGACGACAGCGCTCCCAAACCTTCTCTCGGCGCAGTCATCGAGTCCGACGAGGTCGCCCTCGATGCCACTGCAACGGGCCATCAGGTGGCCGTGCGTCAGCAGGAGGAATTCGACCCAAGGAAGTGTTGGATCTGCGGAAAAGGCTACCAGAAGATTCTTCTTGAACCTTCTTCGGCCAGGGCGAGAAACCCACTTCTGGCTCACGCTAAGACGTGTGAGTCGGAAGACAAGAAGGCGAAGAAGAAGATAACCAAGTATATGATGAAAGCCAACGTCACCAACCAGTATCATTGA